The genomic region CCACATCACCTTCAATTCGCTGTCGCAGTTCCACCACCATTATCCCGCGGTGCAGGCTTCGGCGCACAAGGTCTCTTGCGGATTGCGCATCAATCCCGAGTATTCCGATGTCGAAACCGCCCTTTACAACCCTTGTGCTCCCGGAAGCCGACTCGGCGTGACGGCTGCACTCCTGGGCGATACCTTGCCCGAGGGCATCGAAGGTCTCCATTTCCATACGCTGTGCGAATCGTCATCGTATGACTTGGAAAAAACCTTGCAGCGGGTCGAGCAGCGTTTCGGGCATCTCTTTCCCCGTTTGAAGTGGCTCAACATGGGCGGCGGTCACCTTATGACCCGGCAGGGGTATGACGTGGAGCACTTGGTGTCGCTGTTGCGCGACTTCAAGCGTCGCTATCCTCACCTCGACATCATTCTCGAACCCGGCAGCGCGTTTGCCTGGCAGACGGGCGTGCTGGTGGCAACGGTCCTCGATATTGTCGAGAATGCAGGCATTCGCACCGCTATTCTCGATGTGTCGTTTACCTGTCACATGCCCGACTGTCTCGAAATGCCTTACAAACCTGTCGTGCGCGGGGCTCTCGAACCCACTCCCGGCAAACCGACTTACCGCTTGGGCGGAAATTCCTGCCTCAGTGGCGATTATATGGGCGATTGGTCGTTCGACCACGAGTTGCAGGTGGGTGAGCGCATAGTCTTTGAAGACATGATACACTATACGATTGTGAAGACGACGATGTTCAACGGCATCTCGCACCCGTCCCTGGCTCTTTGGGGCGCCGACGACAAGCTCACGATATGGCGCGAATATACCTATGAAGATTACAAGCATCGCATGGCGTGATGCTTACTGCGCCGTTTTTCTGGAAGAAAGTGCCTTTTTACGGAGAGGTATTGGTTAAGAAATGTTGAATTTCAAGTTTTGATTAAGTTAATTTCTTAATTAAGTAAAAATAAGAAACGAATTTATGCCGCGAATGAACACGATTGAAAAATAGTTGCTATATTTGCTTCGTGTTTTTCATGGTATTAAATTTAAGGTTAACAAAGATTGGTTGTCGTGAGACAATCAATTTTTTTTTTGCTCCATTTTTGAAAAACCGATTTCCCCTGTTTTGTAAAATGGCTCCCAAGCCCAAGTTTTTGAGGTGTTTACATTGTTGAATCGTGAACTCCTCTTGCCCGGTAAGAGTCGTTTTTTTGAGATTGTGCGGTGTCGTTTTTTCCGGACTTTCGCGAAGAATGGCAACGCAATGCTTGCCTTTTCCCTCACCGTTGCAAGATGGCTATGAGGGAGTAGGGTGCAGGTCGGAATTTATTTCATGATTCTCAATTCGTTCAACGCCTTGTGGTAGAGGCGGGCGTTGTAGTTGTGCTCGGCCAGCGTGGCGGCAAAGTTGTGGCGCCCCGACATGTCTTCTTTGGCACACATGTAGATGTAGTTGTTCTTGTCGTAGTTGAGGACCGCTTCAATGGCTCGTTTCGAGGCAATGCGTATGGGGCCAGGAGGGAGGCCGTAGTTTTTGTAGGTGTTGTAGGGCGAGTCGATGCGCAGGTGCTTCCTGAGTATGCGTTTGATGCCGAAGTCACCGATGGCAAATTTGATGGTAGGGTCGGCTTGCAGGGGAATGCGCTTTCTCAACCGGTTGATGTAGAGCCCCGCAATGATAGGCATCTCGTCGGCGATATTGGTCTCCTCTTCGACAATCGAGGCGAGTGTGGCGACCTCTATGGGGCTGAGGCCCGCTTTACGCGCTTTCTCGCGACGTTCGTCGGTCCAATACCGTTCATATTCGCGTTCCATGCGGTCGAGCAGACTCTTGGCCGAAATGTTCCAATACACATCATAGGTGTCGGGCAGGAGCATGGCGGGAATGTTGTCGGGCGTAAAACCCTTTTCGGAGCAATAGGCTTCGTCGTTCATGACCGCCAGCAGCTCGTCGGCCGATAGCATGAGTTGGCGCGACATCACGCGTGCGAAGTCTTCCTTCGTGCGCAGGTTATGAAAGGTGATGCGCACCGGAGAGGCATTGCCGGCGATGAGCAGGTCATAGACCTCCACGACGTTCAAGTCTTCGGGAATGCGGTAAGCACCGGTAAAGACATAGGGCGGGAAACCCTTGGTGCGCGAGAGACGGCGCAGTCGGTCGATGCTCGACTGGGGTACCTTGTCTTGGATTTGGGCGACAATCGAGTCGAGGGTAAATTCATTCCCGACATATACGGTAATCTCTTTTGGGGAGAAAGAGTCGAAACGGTAGCGTTTTATGACGATGCAGCCGGCGATAATGCCTATGTTGATGATGACGAGCAGCGCGATGGCGAGGTAAAGACGTAAAGTCCCTTTTTTTGAACGGGTTATTGTCATGGTGTTGCTTGAATTAAGAAAATTCTCAAAGGCAAAGATAATTATTTTTATCGCGAAAACGCCATTCGGCAATATTTTGTCGCGAAAATATTTGCAGAAAACAAATTTGTGGCGTACATTTGCACACCGATTACGGCAGGGAAGCTCCTCACAGAGTAATCCGAAGGGAAGGATGGGTGAGTGGCTGAAACCACCAGTTTGCTAAACTGACGTACCCGAATGGGTACCGGGGGTTCGAATCCCCCTCCTTCCGCTCTAATCGCAAGGCTCGCTTCCAAAGAGGCGAGCCTTTTTCTTTTTCGCATGACAAGCGGGAGCGTGCCATGCGCCGGTAATCCTCTTTTTCTATGGACTCCATCGATGGGTGCATGTCGTTTGGCAGAACAGCTGCAAGTTTCGTGGATTTTCGCTTTTGTTTGTGCGGTGCTCGTTTCCCCTCTTCCTGAGTTTTGAAAAGTCCGAAGTTTTTTTCTCCTTTTTTATCTCGGTGACCCGCGAAAAATTCTCTTTATGTCCAAAACTGTTTAGCCTCACGGTTTCAGCTACCGCCTTTTAGAGGTTTTTATGAATATTTATTTGCAAAATATACAAAACTGTTCTATCTTTGCCCCGTCAATCAGAATGCACATGAACCAATTATTTGTTACATACAGCACCAAGGTTGCGTTGCGGGGAAAGGCGCCCTGCTGCGGTAACTTCATCGTGTGCGTGCATTGGTTCAGCGGTTTTATTTAGTCTCCCTTTCCTTTTTATTTTAGATTTTCAACGGTTTGACACAATCGTTTGAAGAATAAACATTTAACGGAGTATTCGATAAACAGTGGTAACGATTTGGAAATCAAGCGAAATTCTGTGATTTGCCGTGTATAACTATCAAATAACTCTTTACACTACAAAATTATCTATTATTGGTGGGAAATACAATCTTTAACTGTTAATTCTTCTACTAAATTTTGCAGAGTATCTTCTTGCTCTTTTGAATTTAATTGACATTGCCATATAACAAACACTTTATATCCCATTTGTTCTAATTGCATTTGCTGTTTTTTATCTCGTTCAACATTTGACGATATTTTATTTCTCCAATAATCAACATTTGAACTTGGAAGAGTAGCAGCTTTACAATTCTCATGTCCATGCCAGAAACATCCATTAACAAAAATAACGGATTTATATTTAGGTAACAGTATATCCGGTTTCCCTGGTAATCGTTTATCGTTTACGCGAAATCTAAAACCATGAGCAAATAAATATTTCCTAACTAAAATTTCTGGCCTTGTGTTTTTACCAGAGATTTTAGACATTATAATGGATCGTTTTTCTTTTGAGAATATATCCGACATGATTATTCTAATTTTTCTGCATCATCCAGTCTTCTGAATAAATGAGATATTAGACTTAATATATCCAAACAGTCTTTTTCAGAGAATAAATTTGTAGTTTTTAATTCCTTTTTTTCTTCATGAGCCAATGGATTCCTAACACCTGCCATTAGCCCCATTGACATAAACTTTTGTCCGTCTTCTATATTTTCTTTAGTACTATCAGAAAAATCACTTCCATCTATCCTCTTATACTTCGAGGTCACAGATAATTTTGCATTATTTTTACCAAAAACAGCCCCCATTAAAGTTTGTCCATCTGTTTTTAATCCAGAGACTTTTTGTATCATTGTTTCATAGCGTTTAATCGCCTCTTCTACAGCCCTGTAAAAATCTGCATTTTTATAATCTTCATAGGATGCATCTTTAACAGTTGAATGCATATGCCTCCAATGATAATTGGCATATTCAGGTATAAGCGCATGAAGCATACCGACAACTTCAGTTTGTTTATCATCAGCTAATTCCGAATTTTCTACAACATTATTCACTATATTTTCTACTCCTGATTTAACATCAGAAGGTAGTTTTCCATACCAATCCTTTATGTCTATTTGCACCTTA from Candidatus Caccoplasma merdavium harbors:
- the nspC gene encoding carboxynorspermidine decarboxylase is translated as MMDIHQVPSPCYVLDEQLFRRNLSLIRSVKDRAGVDIILAFKAFALWKAFPIVREYIPSSTASSLFEARLAYEEMGSPAHTYAPAYSDKEFPEILSYSSHITFNSLSQFHHHYPAVQASAHKVSCGLRINPEYSDVETALYNPCAPGSRLGVTAALLGDTLPEGIEGLHFHTLCESSSYDLEKTLQRVEQRFGHLFPRLKWLNMGGGHLMTRQGYDVEHLVSLLRDFKRRYPHLDIILEPGSAFAWQTGVLVATVLDIVENAGIRTAILDVSFTCHMPDCLEMPYKPVVRGALEPTPGKPTYRLGGNSCLSGDYMGDWSFDHELQVGERIVFEDMIHYTIVKTTMFNGISHPSLALWGADDKLTIWREYTYEDYKHRMA
- the mltG gene encoding endolytic transglycosylase MltG, with translation MTITRSKKGTLRLYLAIALLVIINIGIIAGCIVIKRYRFDSFSPKEITVYVGNEFTLDSIVAQIQDKVPQSSIDRLRRLSRTKGFPPYVFTGAYRIPEDLNVVEVYDLLIAGNASPVRITFHNLRTKEDFARVMSRQLMLSADELLAVMNDEAYCSEKGFTPDNIPAMLLPDTYDVYWNISAKSLLDRMEREYERYWTDERREKARKAGLSPIEVATLASIVEEETNIADEMPIIAGLYINRLRKRIPLQADPTIKFAIGDFGIKRILRKHLRIDSPYNTYKNYGLPPGPIRIASKRAIEAVLNYDKNNYIYMCAKEDMSGRHNFAATLAEHNYNARLYHKALNELRIMK
- the vsr gene encoding DNA mismatch endonuclease Vsr, which encodes MSDIFSKEKRSIIMSKISGKNTRPEILVRKYLFAHGFRFRVNDKRLPGKPDILLPKYKSVIFVNGCFWHGHENCKAATLPSSNVDYWRNKISSNVERDKKQQMQLEQMGYKVFVIWQCQLNSKEQEDTLQNLVEELTVKDCISHQ